TGCCGGTTGAGCACGAACGGGTAGTTGCCGCCGATGGTGAAGGCGTTGAACTCGGCGGGCTCGCCCACGTGCACGCAGTACGGCCGCCCGGACACGTCCACCGCCGCGTGCGCCAGGGTCTCGTCCATCGGGATCCACGCGTCGCCGAACCGGCGGATGCCCGCCTTGTCGCCCAGCGCCTCGCGCAGCGCCTGCCCGAGCACGATCGCGACGTCCTCCACGGTGTGGTGCGCGTCGATGTGCACGTCGCCGGTCGCCCGGACGACCAGGTCCAGCGACCCGTGCACGCCCAGGGCGGTCAGCATGTGGTCGTAGAACGGCACGCCCGTGTCGATCTCGACCTTCCCGGCGCCGTCGAGGTCCACCTCGACGAGCACCGACGACTCCCTGGTGGTGCGCTCCACCCTGCCGACCCGGGTCACCGGCCAACCTCCCTGCTCGCCGCGAGGAACGCG
This portion of the Saccharothrix syringae genome encodes:
- the hisB gene encoding imidazoleglycerol-phosphate dehydratase HisB; the encoded protein is MTRVGRVERTTRESSVLVEVDLDGAGKVEIDTGVPFYDHMLTALGVHGSLDLVVRATGDVHIDAHHTVEDVAIVLGQALREALGDKAGIRRFGDAWIPMDETLAHAAVDVSGRPYCVHVGEPAEFNAFTIGGNYPFVLNRHVFDSLAFHAGIALHVRVEYGRDPHHITEAQFKAIARALRTAVEPDPRVGGVPSTKGVL